From Amblyraja radiata isolate CabotCenter1 chromosome 21, sAmbRad1.1.pri, whole genome shotgun sequence, a single genomic window includes:
- the LOC116985197 gene encoding glutamine-rich protein 1-like: MNHSLENSIPYEEYLRMKARTIPQHRMKEFLDSVNGKGSEEVQQFVQTPVTMYQQRGHYIYMDSADVAGSLLELSRPISSPVQQHTAQGSPIGQQQMQSHPVQAQQSHQLEIQTDHQTLQAKQMQAQLQSQTSEEPQSGNRVISSLAQERRPSSSGVPQPVKKRKVDLPVEESYTMNQSLMQNAVTTVLTLPSQVQQQGYIPVRQELLTVDSSQLYSVVPATTSTSGPLSNAESWTIYTTPTSCSEGQTVLHTTIPPDGCNLVHIDEIPMNVTGIKIEEDKDRTLALSDAGKTQQDKMMHPSATAAFSTQFVNVNGNLHIPVTIQAGGRAYQSLKYWDPQQAQTQALHPQSTEQQIEVQADLMLSDTLKPEEGATVWQNWAQIKNAEIMKEAESKPPLPGRRQPMKFREDALCATLVELNYGLCLMTKEARDSDGAPYEADLLYYFFLCIQKHMFENGRIDNIFADLYYSKFTERLHEVLKEWHPKISLLGYVIPSRITEEMLWDCKQLGAHSPATLLYTLMYFNTKYFMLKTVEQHSKLAFSKVLKQMKKNPGNSKDKCSSIRYLRLYGQHQAGQKVTEDMYVEQLENSENPLRCPIKLYDFYLFKCPQSAKGRNDAFYLNAEPVVAPNSPIWYSTQPVSYEAMEQMLTRILMIREVQEACANTHIPSFH, translated from the exons ATGAATCACTCGCTGGAGAATTCGATTCCCTATGAAGAATATTTAAGAATGAAAGCGCGGACAATACCGCAGCATCGTATGAAAGAATTTTTGGATTCTGTGAATGGGAAGGGATCTGAAGAAGTCCAGCAATTTGTTCAAACTCCTGTTACAATGTACCAACAAAGAGGACATTACATATACATGGACAGTGCTGATGTTGCTGGATCATTGCTTGAATTATCAAGACCTATAAGTTCTCCAGTTCAGCAACATACAGCCCAGGGATCGCCAATAGGACAACAACAGATGCAGTCTCACCCCGTACAGGCACAACAATCACACCAGCTGGAAATTCAAACGGATCACCAGACCCTGCAAGCAAAGCAGATGCAAGCTCAGTTGCAATCACAAACATCTGAGGAGCCACAATCTGGCAATAGGGTAATCAGCTCCTTGGCACAAGAAAGAAGGCCTAGCTCTTCAGGTGTTCCACAGCCTGTGAAGAAAAGGAAAGTTGATTTGCCAGTTGAAGAAAGCTACACCATGAATCAGTCTTTAATGCAAAATGCAGTAACGACTGTGCTTACTTTACCATCTCAGGTCCAGCAGCAAGGTTACATTCCTGTTCGCCAGGAACTGCTTACAGTGGACAGTAGTCAGTTATATAGCGTTGTTCCAGCTACCACCTCGACATCTGGCCCATTATCCAATGCTGAATCGTGGACTATATATACAACCCCCACATCGTGCTCTGAAGGTCAAACTGTACTCCATACCACAATTCCTCCTGATGGCTGTAACCTGGTCCACATTGATGAAATTCCAATGAACGTGACTGGAATTAAAATAGAAGAGGACAAAGACAGGACACTGGCTCTGTCAGATGCAGGGAAAACCCAACAGGATAAAATGATGCATCCATCTGCGACAGCTGCATTCTCAACACAGTTTGTGAATGTAAATGGAAATCTTCACATACCTGTTACGATACAGGCTGGTGGGAGAGCTTATCAATCTCTGAAATACTGGGATCCACAGCAAGCACAG ACTCAAGCATTGCATCCCCAATCGACGGAACAACAAATTGAAGTGCAGGCTGATTTAATGCTGTCTGATACtctaaagccagaggaaggagccACTGTCTGGCAGAACTGGGCTCAAATAAAGAATGCAGAAATAATGAAAGAAGCTGAAAGTAAACCACCTTTGCCAGGAA GACGCCAGCCAATGAAATTCAGAGAAGATGCACTTTGTGCAACATTAGTAGAACTCAATTATGGACTTTGTTTAATGACCAAAGAAGCAAGAGATTCAGATGGTGCTCCTTATGAAGCAGACTTGCTGTATTATTTCTTTCTTTGTATTCAAAAG CATATGTTTGAAAATGGAAGAATAGATAATATTTTTGCAGATCTCTACTATTCTAAATTTACTGAAAGATTGCATGAAGTCCTTAAAGAATGGCATCCTAAAATAAGTCTTCTTG GTTATGTCATTCCTAGTCGTATTACCGAGGAGATGCTATGGGACTgtaagcaactgggagcacattctcCAGCTACTCTTTTGTACACGTTGATGTATTTCAATACCAA GTATTTTATGCTGAAAACTGTAGAACAACACTCCAAATTAGCTTTCTCAAAAGTATTAAAGCAGATGAAGAAGAATCCTGGCAATTCAAAGGATAAGTGTTCCAGTATCCGATATCTACGACTATATGGGCAACATCAAGCTGGACAGAAAG TTACAGAAGACATGTATGTTGAGCAACTTGAAAATTCTGAGAATCCTTTGAGGTGTCCCATTAAACTCTATGACTTCTACCTCTTCAAATG TCCACAGAGTGCTAAAGGACGAAATGATGCCTTCTACTTGAATGCCGAACCAGTGGTTGCGCCAAATAGTCCAATATGGTATTCAACGCAACCTGTCAGTTATGAAGCAATGGAACAAATGTTGACCAGAATCCTAATGATAAGGGAGGTCCAAGAAGCTTGCGCAAATACGCATATTCCTTCATTCCATTGA